One region of Nycticebus coucang isolate mNycCou1 chromosome 10, mNycCou1.pri, whole genome shotgun sequence genomic DNA includes:
- the ZNF586 gene encoding zinc finger protein 586 isoform X1 produces the protein MTQHVRDRDRRAPPRAQSPVAAAALRDPAQLFTMIIGPMRTQWHSEKVFPLSWRPWEEDGQSVTFEDVAVNFSWEEWSLLNEGQRCLYRDVMLENLTLITSLGCWHGGEDEAAPSKQSSCIHVYKDERIHTGERCYECSKCGKFFAQTSSLSKHRSVHTGKRPYECGECGKLFRQNAALRVHQRFHTGQKPYECSECGKSFHRSYSLLQHRRIHTRERPYKCSECGKSFSLRSNLIHHQRVHTGEKPYECGQCGKFFSKRSILITHQRVHTGKRPYECSECGKSFAYSSSLIKHRRVHTGERPYECSECGKLFRQNSALRVHQRCHTGQKPYECNECGRSFHRSSSLLQHRTVHTRERPYECSECGKSFAQTSSLVKHRRVHTGERPYECNECGKTFAENSSLINHRKVHTGAKPYECSECGKFFAYISSLIKHRRVHTGEKPYECSECGKSFAENSSLIKHMRVHTGERPYECSECGKSFRHSSSLLRHQRVHTGEKPYK, from the exons TTGTTCACCATGATCATTGGGCCCATGAGGACACAGTGGCACAGTGAGAAAGTTTTTCCTTTGAGTTGGAGACcctgggaggaggatgggcaaag TGTGACCTTTGAAGACGTGGCTGTGAATTTTTCCTGGGAGGAATGGAGTCTTCTTAATGAGGGTCAGAGATGCCTATATCGTGACGTGATGCTGGAGAACTTGACACTTATAACCTCCCTGG GTTGTTGGCATGGAGGGGAAGATGAGGCAGCACCTTCTAAGCAGAGCAGTTGTATACACGTATACAAAGACgaaagaattcacactggagaaagaTGTTATGAGTGTAGTAAATGTGGGAAATTCTTTGCTCAAACCTCTAGTCTCAGTAAACACAGGAGTGTTCACACTGGAAAAAGGCCTTACGAATGCGGTGAATGTGGGAAATTATTTCGCCAAAATGCTGCACTCCGTGTTCATCAGAGATTTCATACTGGACAAAAGCCTTATGAGTGCAGTGAATGTGGAAAATCATTCCATCGAAGTTATTCACTCTTGCAACATCGGAGAATTCACACTAGAGAAAGGCCTTATAAGTGTAGTGAATGTGGGAAATCCTTTAGCCTAAGATCCAACCTCATTCACCATCAGcgagttcacactggagaaaaaccatATGAGTGTGGGCAGTGTGGGAAATTTTTTAGCAAAAGATCTATCCTCATTACACATCAGAGAGTTCACACTGGAAAAAGGCCCTATGAGTGTAGCGAATGCGGGAAATCTTTTGCTTATTCTTCTAGTCTCATTAAACACAGGAGGGTGCATACTGGAGAAAGGCCTTATGAgtgcagtgaatgtgggaaatTATTTCGCCAAAACTCTGCACTCCGAGTTCATCAGAGATGTCATACTGGACAAAAGCCTTATGAGTGCAATGAATGTGGAAGATCATTTCACCGAAGCTCTTCACTTTTGCAACATCGGACAGTTCACACTAGAGAAAGGCCTTATGAGTGTAGTGAATGTGGGAAATCCTTTGCTCAAACTTCTAGTCTCGTTAAACACAGAagagttcacactggagaaaggccttATGAGTGCAATGAATGTGGCAAAACCTTTGCTGAAAACTCCAGTCTCATTAATCACAGGAAAGTTCACACTGGAGCAAAGCCTTATGAATGCAGTGAATGTGGCAAGTTCTTTGCTTATATCTCTAGTCTCATTAAACATAGGagagttcacactggagaaaaaccttatgagtgcagtgaatgtgggaaatcCTTTGCTGAAAACTCCAGTCTCATTAAGCACATGagagttcacactggagaaagacCTTATGAATGCAGTGAGTGTGGAAAATCATTTCGCCAC